One region of Mesobacillus boroniphilus genomic DNA includes:
- a CDS encoding bifunctional folylpolyglutamate synthase/dihydrofolate synthase encodes MFDTYEKAIDWIHARLRLGIKPGLSRMEWMLERLDHPERRIKSIHVGGTNGKGSTVTFLRSILQAAGYKVGTFTSPYFEQFNERISINGQPINDQELIELTNVIKPLADELDKTELGGPTEFEVITAMSLYYFSKMSPVDVAIYEVGLGGRFDSTNVIHPLLSVITSIGLDHTAILGDTYEEIAFEKAGIIKNGVSIITGVKQPEALDVIRRKALESKSPLYHLCDEFSTSSRESLERGEEFSFSSMFGQIRNLRTTMIGSYQVDNAACAVMASQVLSNYYSFMIEEEHIRKGLTQAYWPGRLEILSENPIVLIDGAHNEEGINALAREIKSRYADKKINILFAALKDKKLDKMIATLEEAADQLTFTTFDFPRAASAEELMDVGRNKGNNYIAVDYQDFFHMKINELNKDEILIVTGSLYFLSEAKPIIVNVLKNK; translated from the coding sequence ATGTTTGATACATATGAAAAAGCAATTGATTGGATCCATGCAAGACTGAGACTTGGAATCAAACCGGGACTTTCAAGAATGGAATGGATGCTTGAAAGACTGGACCATCCCGAAAGAAGGATTAAAAGTATTCATGTCGGAGGCACAAATGGAAAAGGCTCCACTGTCACGTTCCTTCGTTCCATTCTGCAAGCTGCTGGATATAAAGTAGGAACTTTTACATCACCATACTTTGAGCAATTCAATGAAAGAATCAGCATCAATGGCCAGCCTATCAATGATCAGGAACTGATTGAGCTGACAAATGTTATCAAGCCTCTTGCAGATGAATTGGACAAAACTGAACTGGGCGGGCCGACTGAATTCGAAGTCATCACGGCGATGTCTTTATACTACTTTTCGAAGATGTCTCCTGTGGATGTTGCCATTTACGAGGTAGGTCTTGGCGGCCGTTTCGATTCGACCAATGTCATTCATCCCCTGCTTTCAGTCATCACTAGCATCGGTCTGGATCACACGGCAATCCTTGGTGATACCTATGAAGAAATTGCCTTTGAAAAAGCAGGCATAATCAAGAACGGTGTAAGCATCATTACTGGAGTGAAGCAGCCCGAAGCACTGGATGTAATCAGAAGAAAAGCGCTTGAAAGCAAGTCTCCGCTGTACCATCTGTGCGATGAATTTTCTACAAGTTCAAGAGAGTCTCTAGAGCGTGGTGAAGAATTTTCATTTTCCAGCATGTTCGGCCAGATTCGGAATCTGAGAACCACTATGATCGGTTCATATCAGGTAGACAATGCTGCCTGTGCTGTAATGGCTAGCCAGGTCCTTTCAAACTACTATTCCTTTATGATCGAGGAGGAGCACATCAGGAAAGGACTAACTCAAGCATACTGGCCTGGCCGGCTTGAGATTTTAAGTGAAAATCCTATAGTCCTGATCGATGGAGCACACAATGAGGAAGGAATAAATGCGCTGGCACGTGAAATAAAATCTCGATATGCCGATAAAAAGATTAATATCCTTTTTGCGGCTCTTAAAGATAAGAAATTGGACAAGATGATCGCGACTCTTGAAGAGGCTGCTGATCAATTGACTTTCACGACATTTGACTTTCCGCGGGCAGCATCTGCAGAAGAGCTAATGGATGTTGGAAGAAATAAAGGTAATAACTACATCGCAGTTGATTATCAAGACTTTTTTCATATGAAAATAAATGAATTAAACAAAGATGAAATTCTAATTGTTACAGGCTCTCTTTACTTTTTATCAGAAGCAAAGCCTATTATCGTGAACGTGTTGAAAAATAAATAA